A window of the Bacteroidota bacterium genome harbors these coding sequences:
- a CDS encoding family 43 glycosylhydrolase, translating to MKIVHVVFFALYIAAYNHSSGQSMSFDTFTNPVIPGDHPDCTLTKVGSDFYTTGSSFNPTPVIYHSTDLIHWEAVAQPVSASWSNYGDTPAGGCWGGQMVHYNNKYWDFFSRANSMYFVTASDPKGPWSMPTLMSTPSSVPGLGYDNSIFIDDDNSWYLLVKNGQVNNWIVQLGDDGQPNGAIYNLCWINPAPSYPYSWAEGPVMWKYKGYYYYSFARDVSGGQKVLRSSKLTGDQSSWTLLGDFFNLTDRQISGALFQNPNHSSGVVMLNDSTSWVIHPLWRNANGNEWYGQGRQGLVNEVSYDTSGKPTADYPINVPKTAPKLPSSGIPWMVPHSDFFNSATLNPEWSFLGYTPDNTYSLTDRPGWLRLSPKGKINTVIKNDGEHNYSIITQLEFDPKTPADQAGIWVFNGLQTLSIKLYSTVDSSGHTVIACSYNGTYYQTPNNAGDAVWLKLVRVNHTMTGYWSVDGYDWTQVGSSFNTSGMDGLQPNYNSWTGNRQGVFVQNSPAYFDLYIYRDAHTPMLAECPANQNGTARSAPTQGIAVLDNIHNNDWALYAGVEFGNADKYPKKSDSVMIVASCASLGGTVEVWLDSLDTGNKIAVCNISNTGSSGVFKTFAAKVASPVTGNHDVYLKFVGTGSEELFQLQWLYFVDSNFPETFVKDLHPARRPEVYSLEQNFPNPFNPTTVISYQLPMNTVVTLNVYDVLGREVKTIISERQTAGAHSVTFDASSLASGVYFYRLQAGAFVQTRKLIVMK from the coding sequence ATGAAAATTGTCCATGTCGTTTTTTTTGCGCTGTATATTGCTGCGTATAACCATAGTTCCGGCCAGTCTATGTCATTCGACACATTTACAAATCCTGTGATTCCCGGCGACCACCCTGATTGCACGTTGACAAAGGTGGGGAGTGATTTTTACACCACCGGCTCGTCGTTCAATCCAACGCCGGTCATCTACCACTCAACAGACCTTATTCATTGGGAAGCTGTCGCGCAGCCGGTGTCGGCTTCATGGTCAAACTACGGCGATACGCCGGCGGGCGGATGTTGGGGCGGGCAAATGGTTCACTATAATAATAAATACTGGGATTTTTTTTCGCGAGCGAATTCGATGTATTTTGTTACCGCAAGCGATCCCAAGGGACCATGGAGCATGCCAACGTTAATGAGTACGCCTTCGAGCGTTCCCGGCTTAGGCTACGACAACTCCATTTTTATTGACGACGATAACTCCTGGTACTTATTGGTCAAGAACGGCCAGGTGAACAATTGGATAGTCCAATTAGGGGATGACGGACAACCCAACGGGGCGATCTATAATTTATGCTGGATCAATCCGGCCCCTTCGTACCCGTACAGTTGGGCGGAGGGACCCGTGATGTGGAAGTATAAAGGGTATTATTACTACAGTTTTGCACGCGACGTGTCCGGCGGGCAAAAGGTTCTCCGAAGTTCCAAACTAACCGGGGACCAATCTTCGTGGACGCTTCTGGGTGACTTCTTTAATCTTACCGACCGTCAGATCTCCGGCGCACTGTTCCAAAACCCGAATCATTCATCCGGCGTCGTCATGCTTAACGACAGCACTAGCTGGGTTATTCATCCATTGTGGCGGAATGCCAATGGTAATGAATGGTACGGTCAGGGACGGCAGGGATTGGTCAACGAGGTAAGCTATGATACCAGCGGCAAGCCGACAGCAGATTATCCGATCAACGTCCCCAAGACCGCCCCTAAACTGCCGAGCAGCGGTATCCCATGGATGGTCCCTCATTCTGATTTTTTCAATTCCGCAACGTTGAATCCTGAGTGGTCGTTTTTAGGTTACACGCCTGACAATACATACTCGCTCACCGATCGCCCAGGATGGCTGCGATTATCGCCAAAGGGGAAAATCAATACGGTGATAAAAAATGACGGCGAACATAATTACTCGATCATTACCCAATTGGAATTCGATCCGAAAACTCCTGCCGATCAAGCCGGAATTTGGGTGTTTAACGGTCTGCAGACTCTGAGCATAAAGCTCTACAGCACCGTTGATTCATCGGGTCATACGGTCATCGCATGTTCTTATAACGGAACTTATTACCAGACTCCAAACAACGCGGGGGATGCCGTATGGTTGAAACTGGTTCGAGTAAATCATACAATGACGGGCTATTGGAGCGTCGACGGTTATGATTGGACTCAGGTGGGAAGCAGCTTCAATACATCGGGAATGGACGGTTTGCAGCCAAACTATAACTCATGGACAGGCAACCGGCAGGGTGTGTTTGTTCAAAACAGTCCTGCGTATTTCGATCTCTATATTTACCGCGACGCTCATACACCGATGCTTGCGGAATGCCCAGCCAATCAGAACGGCACCGCACGGTCAGCCCCAACCCAGGGCATTGCCGTACTCGACAATATTCACAACAACGATTGGGCACTCTATGCGGGAGTAGAATTTGGCAATGCGGACAAATATCCGAAGAAAAGCGACTCGGTCATGATCGTCGCTTCTTGTGCCTCATTGGGAGGTACTGTAGAAGTGTGGCTTGATTCTCTTGATACAGGCAACAAAATAGCGGTCTGCAATATCAGCAACACCGGCTCTTCCGGCGTTTTTAAGACTTTTGCCGCAAAGGTGGCATCACCCGTCACCGGCAATCATGATGTGTATCTGAAATTTGTCGGGACCGGCTCGGAAGAACTTTTCCAACTGCAATGGCTGTATTTTGTTGACAGCAACTTTCCGGAGACGTTCGTTAAGGATCTGCACCCCGCTCGCAGACCAGAAGTGTATTCGTTGGAACAGAATTTTCCAAACCCGTTCAATCCAACAACAGTCATCAGTTATCAATTACCAATGAATACTGTTGTGACGTTGAACGTATACGATGTGCTTGGGAGAGAAGTCAAGACCATAATCAGCGAACGTCAGACTGCGGGTGCTCACTCGGTGACTTTCGATGCGAGCTCGTTAGCGAGCGGAGTGTACTTCTATAGACTGCAGGCGGGAGCATTCGTTCAGACAAGGAAGTTGATCGTAATGAAGTAA
- a CDS encoding IS3 family transposase (programmed frameshift): MSRKRYTAEEIINKLHEAEVLQSQGKTITEVARQLEVSEMTYYKWRKEYGGLRVDQAKRLKELEAENGRLRKVVADLTIDNSILKEAAPGKLLSPAKKRRAVEEVQEKIGYSERRVCMVLEQPRSTQRQEHRVSQEQGLLTQRITELACEYGRYGYRRITALLRSEGWHVNHKRVERIWRQEGLKVPKKQPKRRRLWFNDGSCIRLRPERKDHVWSYDFVADRTSNGKPLRMLNVIDEYTRECLAIRIDRKITSNDVVEALAELFVTRGTPAHIRSDNGPEFVADTVRSWLGRLGVKTLFIEPGSPWENGYIESFNGKFRDELLNGEIFDTITEAKVVTERWRNTYNKLRPHSSLNYRPPAPETFYPLQLANA; this comes from the exons ATGAGTCGGAAGCGGTATACTGCAGAGGAGATCATTAACAAGTTACACGAAGCAGAAGTGCTGCAGAGCCAGGGGAAGACGATCACCGAGGTGGCACGGCAGCTGGAGGTCAGTGAGATGACGTATTACAAGTGGCGGAAGGAGTACGGAGGCCTGAGAGTTGACCAGGCGAAGCGATTAAAGGAGCTGGAAGCAGAGAACGGCCGATTGCGGAAGGTCGTTGCCGATCTGACGATTGACAACTCGATCTTGAAGGAAGCAGCAC CGGGGAAACTTTTAAGCCCGGCGAAGAAGCGCCGGGCCGTGGAAGAGGTTCAAGAAAAGATCGGATACTCGGAGCGTCGAGTGTGCATGGTTCTGGAGCAGCCGCGCTCGACACAACGACAAGAACACCGGGTCAGTCAGGAACAAGGACTTCTCACACAGCGCATCACCGAACTGGCATGTGAATATGGACGTTACGGATACCGCCGGATAACGGCATTGCTGCGGAGTGAAGGCTGGCACGTCAACCACAAGAGAGTCGAACGAATATGGCGTCAGGAGGGGCTGAAAGTGCCGAAAAAGCAGCCCAAGCGGAGAAGACTCTGGTTCAACGATGGATCCTGCATACGCCTGCGGCCAGAACGAAAGGATCATGTCTGGAGTTACGATTTTGTTGCAGACAGAACGAGTAATGGAAAACCGTTGAGGATGCTCAACGTGATCGATGAATATACCAGAGAATGCCTGGCGATCAGGATCGATCGGAAGATTACATCGAACGATGTTGTGGAAGCGTTAGCAGAATTATTTGTGACGAGAGGAACTCCTGCTCATATAAGATCGGACAATGGACCGGAGTTTGTTGCTGATACAGTACGATCATGGCTGGGAAGACTCGGTGTGAAGACACTGTTCATCGAACCGGGAAGTCCGTGGGAGAACGGATACATCGAGTCATTTAACGGAAAGTTCAGAGACGAGTTGCTTAACGGAGAGATCTTTGATACAATTACGGAGGCGAAGGTTGTGACGGAAAGGTGGAGAAACACATACAATAAGCTCAGACCTCACAGCTCATTGAATTACAGACCACCGGCACCGGAGACATTTTATCCCCTTCAGTTAGCCAATGCCTGA
- a CDS encoding site-specific DNA-methyltransferase, which yields MPTLDWIGKKAVVNHHTQVPYRLLKCDPSLSAGDPEAENLLVHGDNLLALKALLPYYAGEVKFIYIDPPYNTGNEGWKYNDNVNSPDIRAWLDQAVGKEGEDLSRHDKWLCMMYPRLTLLRKFLRKDGLIFISIDDNEAFALKPMLDEIFGENNFVQAIIWKNKYGPGALTKGFGNIHEYIFCYSRNPILSIEAPLSIEEAKKYRGRDSKYEVRGGFVTQPLATRSKDDRPNLVYPILYKGEEIWPDKQWIWAKERMLKALENDELVIKKAKGKWSVRFKQYLRDEDGQIRMAKPISIMTGPFNQDGTWEIENIFGTKVFSNPKPVELIKYFASMVINGKHEKDGFFLDSFAGSGSLGQAILELNKEDLGKRKFLLVEMDLNIAKGITADDLPPKR from the coding sequence ATGCCCACTCTTGATTGGATCGGGAAAAAGGCTGTCGTCAATCACCATACGCAAGTACCATACAGACTGTTGAAATGCGATCCATCTCTTTCAGCAGGCGACCCAGAGGCTGAGAATTTGCTGGTTCATGGAGACAATTTGCTTGCACTTAAGGCATTACTTCCATATTACGCCGGCGAAGTAAAATTTATTTATATCGATCCACCGTATAATACTGGAAACGAGGGCTGGAAATACAACGACAATGTAAATTCGCCCGATATCAGAGCGTGGCTTGATCAAGCCGTAGGAAAGGAAGGAGAAGACCTCTCCCGGCATGATAAGTGGCTGTGCATGATGTATCCGAGGTTAACTCTGCTACGAAAATTTTTACGAAAAGATGGTTTAATATTTATCTCCATTGATGATAACGAAGCATTTGCTCTGAAACCAATGTTGGATGAAATCTTCGGAGAAAACAACTTTGTTCAAGCTATTATTTGGAAAAATAAATACGGTCCAGGAGCGTTAACTAAAGGATTTGGTAATATTCATGAATATATTTTTTGTTATTCACGGAATCCAATATTAAGTATTGAAGCGCCTCTTAGTATTGAAGAAGCAAAAAAATATAGAGGGCGTGATTCCAAATATGAAGTTCGTGGTGGGTTTGTTACGCAACCTTTGGCAACAAGGAGTAAAGATGATAGACCAAATCTTGTATATCCCATATTATATAAAGGCGAAGAAATTTGGCCTGACAAGCAATGGATTTGGGCAAAAGAGCGAATGTTAAAAGCTCTTGAAAATGATGAGTTAGTAATAAAAAAAGCAAAGGGTAAGTGGAGCGTGAGATTTAAGCAATATTTGAGAGATGAGGATGGTCAGATAAGAATGGCAAAACCAATTTCTATTATGACAGGGCCATTTAATCAAGATGGTACGTGGGAAATAGAAAATATTTTTGGGACGAAGGTGTTTTCTAATCCTAAGCCTGTGGAATTGATAAAATACTTTGCGTCAATGGTTATTAATGGTAAACATGAAAAGGACGGATTTTTTCTAGATTCTTTCGCGGGATCTGGAAGCCTCGGGCAAGCTATTTTGGAATTAAACAAAGAGGATTTAGGCAAAAGAAAATTTCTTCTCGTGGAAATGGATTTGAATATTGCCAAAGGCATTACAGCTGATGACCTGCCCCCCAAAAGATGA
- a CDS encoding GNAT family protein, protein MKIDIRPVIGFDQKAFITAVQSSRRLHYPWVSPPSNPATFKRYLEKNDGITNFGFVVFLPSTGQLVGVVNLTNVVYGLFRSGYLSYYAFTGFERQGYMQKGLLTVVRYAFTKLKLHRLEANIQPGNVASIKLIRKCGFTKEGFSPLYLKIGGRWRDHERWALVCGVRRLQPNHALNLTEGARMQFTARWKVKT, encoded by the coding sequence ATGAAAATTGATATTCGTCCTGTTATTGGATTCGATCAAAAGGCATTCATCACAGCCGTACAATCTAGCCGACGGCTTCATTATCCTTGGGTTTCGCCACCTTCGAATCCCGCGACATTCAAACGCTATCTAGAGAAGAACGATGGCATTACAAACTTCGGTTTTGTTGTATTCTTGCCATCTACAGGTCAATTGGTTGGTGTTGTAAATCTAACGAATGTCGTTTATGGACTATTTCGCAGTGGGTACCTGAGTTACTACGCATTCACAGGTTTTGAGCGTCAGGGATATATGCAGAAAGGATTACTGACTGTCGTCAGATATGCATTCACTAAACTGAAGTTGCATCGACTGGAAGCCAATATTCAACCCGGTAATGTTGCTTCTATTAAGCTTATTCGAAAATGTGGTTTTACCAAAGAAGGTTTCTCTCCTCTGTACCTTAAGATAGGTGGCCGTTGGCGAGATCATGAACGTTGGGCATTAGTCTGTGGCGTACGGCGTTTGCAGCCTAACCATGCACTCAATCTGACGGAAGGAGCGCGGATGCAATTTACCGCGCGTTGGAAAGTGAAAACATAA